The Salinibaculum sp. SYNS191 genome has a window encoding:
- the nrfD gene encoding NrfD/PsrC family molybdoenzyme membrane anchor subunit, with amino-acid sequence MTTRSEPSGIAVPSYGGKGKLWLGLLGALIVAGLAAWGYQLTTGLVTTGMRNVFSWGLYIMMFVLFVGLSAGGLIISSAPKFFHSHRYEGFARLGVLVSLACITVAGLLILPDIGRPERLYQFFTSPDFRSPMVWDFGIVMLYGLLNLWYLWLLTRRDLAARGSALALGVEDTDAGRERDRRLMFWTAALALPTAVALHSVTGWIFATQIGRGDWFSPLVAPVFIAKALVSGLGLLLVVSVLADRFTRFRVDREELASLGKVLGIFLAFHVVYLLAAERLPHAWADHFGFWAITESFLIGESAYFWLWTVVGGALPLGMLAIPSLRKRVSVIFTAGALAVFGTMFEGIRLVFTGYDVANIDAAPGISLGGTYSGITTDIWATAGAYTPTVVEILITLGIIAFGALVVTLGLKYVPVQGSGGQQSYVTDGGETENE; translated from the coding sequence CTCACGACCGGACTGGTCACCACGGGGATGCGGAACGTCTTCTCGTGGGGGCTGTACATCATGATGTTCGTCCTGTTCGTCGGGCTGTCGGCGGGCGGGCTCATCATTTCCAGCGCGCCGAAGTTCTTCCACTCGCACCGCTACGAGGGGTTCGCCCGACTCGGTGTGCTCGTGAGCCTCGCGTGTATCACTGTTGCCGGGCTGCTCATACTGCCGGACATCGGCCGGCCAGAGCGACTCTACCAGTTTTTCACCTCGCCGGACTTCCGCTCCCCGATGGTGTGGGACTTCGGCATCGTCATGCTGTATGGCCTGTTGAACCTCTGGTACCTGTGGCTCCTGACCCGTCGCGACCTGGCAGCACGCGGGTCAGCACTGGCCCTCGGCGTCGAAGACACCGATGCGGGCCGCGAGCGTGACCGCAGGCTCATGTTCTGGACGGCTGCACTCGCGTTGCCGACCGCCGTCGCGCTCCACTCGGTGACGGGGTGGATCTTCGCGACGCAGATCGGTCGCGGTGACTGGTTCAGCCCACTCGTCGCACCCGTCTTCATCGCGAAGGCGCTCGTCTCCGGCCTCGGCCTGTTACTCGTCGTGTCGGTCCTCGCAGACCGGTTCACCCGGTTCCGCGTGGACCGCGAGGAGCTGGCGAGTCTCGGCAAGGTGCTCGGCATCTTCCTCGCCTTCCACGTGGTCTACCTGCTCGCGGCCGAACGACTGCCACACGCGTGGGCCGACCACTTCGGGTTCTGGGCCATCACTGAGAGCTTCCTCATCGGCGAGTCGGCGTACTTCTGGCTGTGGACGGTCGTCGGCGGGGCGCTCCCGCTCGGCATGCTGGCCATTCCCTCGCTCCGAAAGCGCGTGTCGGTCATCTTCACCGCCGGCGCGCTGGCGGTATTCGGCACGATGTTCGAGGGTATCAGGCTCGTGTTCACGGGCTACGACGTCGCCAACATCGATGCCGCACCCGGTATCTCCCTCGGTGGGACGTACTCTGGTATCACGACCGACATCTGGGCGACCGCCGGGGCGTACACGCCGACGGTGGTCGAGATCCTGATCACGCTCGGCATCATCGCCTTCGGCGCCCTCGTCGTCACGCTCGGCCTGAAGTACGTGCCAGTTCAGGGGTCCGGGGGCCAGCAATCGTACGTGACCGACGGCGGCGAAACGGAGAACGAATGA
- a CDS encoding TorD/DmsD family molecular chaperone, producing MSERTDTPTGPSPRGECDVDHDADQSDRAATYAVLAACWREPSERLVDVAREGELEPVVGTLDSVDVHDLRTEYTRLFIGPAGPPCPPYESVYRDGEDGEAFGPVNGPATVAVGRWYREFGVRPAPDHSDLPDHIATELEFAAYLAEEEDPERLDQFLDEHLRAWVDEFLTQVETETREEFYAALARTTLGVLLR from the coding sequence ATGAGCGAACGCACTGACACGCCGACCGGACCTAGCCCCCGGGGGGAGTGCGACGTCGACCACGATGCAGACCAGTCCGACCGAGCGGCGACCTACGCGGTTCTCGCCGCCTGTTGGCGGGAGCCGTCCGAACGGCTGGTCGACGTCGCCAGGGAGGGGGAACTCGAGCCGGTCGTCGGCACCCTCGACAGCGTGGACGTCCACGACCTCCGGACCGAATACACCCGGTTGTTTATCGGACCGGCCGGACCGCCCTGTCCGCCCTACGAGAGCGTCTACCGCGACGGAGAGGACGGGGAGGCGTTCGGACCGGTCAACGGGCCGGCGACAGTTGCTGTTGGACGGTGGTACCGTGAGTTCGGCGTCCGCCCCGCGCCAGACCACTCCGACCTGCCCGACCACATCGCAACCGAACTGGAGTTCGCTGCCTACCTCGCCGAAGAGGAGGACCCCGAACGACTCGACCAGTTCCTCGACGAACATCTCCGCGCCTGGGTCGACGAGTTCCTGACGCAGGTAGAAACGGAGACGCGCGAGGAGTTCTACGCCGCGCTCGCGAGGACGACCCTCGGGGTGCTACTGCGATAG
- a CDS encoding Mrp/NBP35 family ATP-binding protein — protein MNESDALDTLRTVTDPESGTDVVSLGLVEDVSIDDDVVAIRLSPGAPYAPLETELEGRIQSAFEEADISVRLTEREGTSPDAEQPLSGVKNVIAVASGKGGVGKSTVAVNLAASMAQRGASVGILDADVYGPNVPRMLNARDRPDVTDDGQLIPVERYGMRLMSMAFLTDGDGPVIWRGPMVDKVLAQLIEDVSWGALDYLVVDLPPGTGDTQLTLLQRVPVTGAIVVTTPQSVAVDDADRGMQMFSEYDTTVLGVVENMSGFVCPGCGSEHDIFSSEGGRNLAENYELPFLGTVPLDPEIRTRGDDGRPVTLDGTTETGRTFHGLSGAVMNKISLIHRQTQSGESATHS, from the coding sequence ATGAACGAATCGGACGCGCTCGACACCCTTCGCACGGTGACGGATCCAGAATCGGGAACGGACGTCGTCTCGCTCGGCCTGGTCGAGGACGTGTCCATCGACGACGACGTGGTGGCGATACGGCTGTCGCCCGGTGCGCCGTATGCGCCACTGGAGACGGAGCTCGAAGGTCGTATCCAGAGCGCATTCGAGGAAGCAGACATCAGTGTCCGTCTCACCGAACGAGAGGGTACCAGCCCGGACGCCGAACAGCCGCTGAGCGGCGTGAAGAACGTCATCGCCGTCGCCTCGGGGAAAGGTGGGGTCGGAAAGAGTACTGTGGCAGTGAACCTCGCCGCCAGCATGGCACAGCGCGGTGCGAGCGTCGGCATCCTCGACGCGGACGTGTACGGACCGAACGTGCCCCGGATGCTGAACGCTCGCGACCGGCCGGACGTGACGGACGACGGCCAGCTCATTCCTGTCGAGCGGTACGGAATGCGCCTGATGAGCATGGCGTTTCTCACCGACGGCGACGGTCCAGTCATCTGGCGCGGGCCGATGGTCGACAAAGTCCTCGCACAACTGATCGAAGACGTCTCGTGGGGGGCGCTCGATTACCTGGTCGTCGACCTGCCGCCGGGAACCGGCGATACGCAGCTGACACTTCTCCAGCGGGTTCCAGTGACCGGTGCAATCGTCGTCACGACACCGCAGTCGGTCGCAGTGGACGACGCAGACAGAGGGATGCAGATGTTCAGCGAGTACGACACGACCGTCCTCGGCGTCGTCGAGAACATGAGTGGATTCGTCTGTCCCGGGTGCGGGTCCGAGCACGACATCTTCAGCAGCGAAGGCGGTCGAAACCTGGCCGAGAACTACGAGTTACCGTTCCTCGGGACGGTTCCGCTAGACCCCGAAATACGGACGCGAGGGGACGACGGCCGTCCGGTCACGCTCGACGGGACGACTGAGACGGGTCGGACGTTTCACGGACTCTCAGGAGCGGTGATGAACAAGATAAGCCTGATACACCGACAGACACAGTCAGGGGAGTCAGCGACCCACAGTTGA
- a CDS encoding carboxymuconolactone decarboxylase family protein: protein MADNVENPEELPSIASELATEHPDVWDAYADLGEACSDAGPVDGETKRLVKLALAIGAQSEGAVHSHVRRALDEGVDPDALRHVALLGIPTIGFPKSMAAVTWIDDLTE from the coding sequence ATGGCAGATAACGTTGAAAATCCCGAAGAACTTCCGTCGATAGCAAGTGAACTGGCCACAGAGCATCCCGACGTCTGGGACGCCTACGCGGATTTGGGCGAGGCCTGTTCGGACGCTGGACCGGTCGACGGCGAGACGAAGCGTCTGGTCAAGCTCGCGCTCGCGATCGGCGCTCAGTCGGAGGGTGCGGTGCACTCCCACGTGCGTCGAGCGCTCGATGAGGGAGTCGACCCCGACGCACTACGGCACGTGGCACTGCTCGGTATCCCGACCATCGGGTTCCCGAAGTCGATGGCCGCGGTCACCTGGATCGACGACCTCACCGAGTAA